The Helianthus annuus cultivar XRQ/B chromosome 16, HanXRQr2.0-SUNRISE, whole genome shotgun sequence genome includes a window with the following:
- the LOC110916382 gene encoding glycerophosphodiester phosphodiesterase GDPD1, chloroplastic-like isoform X2 — translation MKDDTPIIFHDNFIISEENGNVVERPVLFSSFQPDVALLMKKLQHQYPVNFLTNGGNETYDDVRMNSLEEAKNLAISGGLDGVVLEVKGIFRNPSVVREIKESNLSLLTYGKQNNVPEAVHV, via the exons ATGAAAGATGACACGCCGATTATCTTCCACGATAATTTCATCATCTCTGAAGAGAAT GGCAATGTAGTTGAAAGACCTGTACTTTTCTCTAGCTTCCAGCCTGATGTAGCCTTGCTGATGAAGAAACTTCAGCATCAATACCCG GTGAACTTCTTGACAAACGGAGGAAACGAGACGTACGACGATGTTCGAATGAATTCGTTAGAAGAAGCAAAGAATCTGGCCATATCGGGAGGATTAGATGGCGTTGTTTTAGAAGTAAAGGGTATATTTAGAAACCCTTCGGTAGTAAGAGAAATTAAAGAATCAAATCTATCCCTCCTAACTTATGGAAAACAAAA TAATGTCCCTGAAGCTGTTCATGTTTAG
- the LOC110916382 gene encoding glycerophosphodiester phosphodiesterase GDPD1, chloroplastic-like isoform X1, with translation MDGSSIIQVMKDDTPIIFHDNFIISEENGNVVERPVLFSSFQPDVALLMKKLQHQYPVNFLTNGGNETYDDVRMNSLEEAKNLAISGGLDGVVLEVKGIFRNPSVVREIKESNLSLLTYGKQNNVPEAVHV, from the exons GTGATGAAAGATGACACGCCGATTATCTTCCACGATAATTTCATCATCTCTGAAGAGAAT GGCAATGTAGTTGAAAGACCTGTACTTTTCTCTAGCTTCCAGCCTGATGTAGCCTTGCTGATGAAGAAACTTCAGCATCAATACCCG GTGAACTTCTTGACAAACGGAGGAAACGAGACGTACGACGATGTTCGAATGAATTCGTTAGAAGAAGCAAAGAATCTGGCCATATCGGGAGGATTAGATGGCGTTGTTTTAGAAGTAAAGGGTATATTTAGAAACCCTTCGGTAGTAAGAGAAATTAAAGAATCAAATCTATCCCTCCTAACTTATGGAAAACAAAA TAATGTCCCTGAAGCTGTTCATGTTTAG